From Bradyrhizobium erythrophlei:
ATCATTTGAAGAAGCGGGAAGGCGTCGACGTGCGCTTACTCGACCTCAAGGACTACCCGATGCCGTTCTTCGATGAGCCAATTCCGCCGGCGATGCCGGGCCTGCCGCCATACGAGCACGAGGTCGTGAAGCGTTGGACCCAGGCCGTCGCGGCGTCCGACGGTTTCATTATCGTCACCCCTGAGTACAACCACGGGCCGTCCGCGGTGCTGAAGAACGCGTTCGACTGGGTTTATCCGGAATGGAACCGCAAGGCTGTCACCTTTGTCGGCTACGGCAGCGTCGGCGGCGCGCGCGCGATAGAGCAACTGCGCGAGGTCGCGGTCGAAATGCAGCTCGCGCCGATCCGGTCAGCGGTCCATGTGCCAGCCTCGGCGCTATTCGCGCATTTTCAGGGCCAGGACGTCACCACACACCTAGCCGAGCAGGATGCCAATGCCAACCAAACGATCGACGACTTGTTGTGGTGGACCAATGCGCTGAAGACCGCGTGCTCAAGCTGATATCTAACTAAAGGAGCAATAACGTGCCCTCGCAAACGATCACTTCTGAACCGAAAAATCCAACCGCTCGCTGGAAAACTATCGGCTTTCGCGTTCTGAGATTCGTGATTGCCATCTTTCTGTTGCTTGCCGCGGGTGGGAAACTTGCCGGCGTACAGCAAATGGTCCAGTTGTTCGACACAATTGGCCTGGGCCAATGGTTCCGAATTTTCACGGGGCTCTGCGAATTGGCAACCGCCGCTCTTCTGCTGTTCCCCGCAACGATCGGCGTCGGCGCCCTGCTAGGCTTTTGCATCATGGTTGGGGCCACCATCGCCAATATGTTCGTCCTGGATCATGATTTCATCCACTCCTCGATACCAGCCTTCATCTTCGCGGTGATCGCATGGACATACCGACGTCGGATTTTGAAACTCGTCGAACTCGAAGATCGCCATCGTTGATCGAACGGGCGAGAACAACGTAATGAAGACGCTTAAACTTTTAACGCCCCTCCTCAAGACACCCGAACTGAGTTTCAAAAATCGAGTGTTCTACCGGATACGATTTTGTGAGGACAAAAGGAGGAGTCTAATGAAGGCGTCTATTTTGAGCTTCCGCGCCGCCGTACTCATGGTTCTTGCTGGGCTGATCTGGGGCATCGTGATGGGTATCACCGAAGATCATTCGAACTCGTCTGCCCACGCGCACCTTAACCTTCTTGGGTGGGTGTCGCTCTTCCTATTCGGAATATACTATCATTTGCATCCAACAATCGACCGAGACCGGTTAGCTTCTTTACAGGTCTGGATTTGGGTGGCGGCGACGCTCAGCCTTGTCGTAGGCATAACCTTGGTTAACTCGGGACGGACTGTCGGCTATCCTTTCAACGTCGCTGGTTCGCTGACCCTTGTTGCCGACATGCTGCTATTCGGGTGGTTGGTTTACAAAACGGAACGGGTCGAAATGCCCGGTCGGACTGCTGCCGCCGAATAACTCCGCGTTTTTTCTCAAATCGGCAGTAGCCAAAAGGGTGGGATCGAGTGACGCGAAAGATTGGAGAGCACACGCTGAGACCATAGCTTCCGCCGAAGTGTGAGGCGATAGCGGCCCGGAGTATTGCGTTGACGGACGCGAGCAACTTGTCCAATTGATAAACGAACCGGGTCCCATTGTCGCAAGCGCATTGTCAAGAAGAAGCGTGTTTGCAACGTCCATGTACCCTGCAAGAAATTGCAGCGGGTTCATCATCAGACTTCTGATGGCCGCTAATGGCGCGAAGCGGTCATTCCAGCTTGAGATTGTTGAGTCATGGATTGCATAGCGCCCGCCAATCGGGTTTTTTGGAAATAGCAAGGTTGTCTCCAGATACCCAATTCACCCCACTCTGGAGCGAAATCGCCGACAGCCTCCGGCGGGCATTTAGGAGATGGCGGCCGGAGACTGGGTTGATCTACAAATGCGTAGCCGGCGCGGCAGTTTTAATGCGCACGACGACATCCCTGATCGGCTTCTTCATGCTCGCCACGTTCGATTATGCTGGCTGCAGGCCGGTCGTGCCGAACGCGGGCGCATCCGGCCGCATCGCCGACGCGCCCTCGGCAATGTCACCAGCCCCTCGCGCGGTGAGGGATGTCGAACTCGCCGCCCTTGAACATGTGAGACCAGTAGAGCCAGGGCAGCAGCTTCGTCTTCAGGAGCCACATGCTGCGGCGGGGAACGCGCGGGTCGAGCGGGAAGCTCGGCGTCACCTTGCCACCATAGGCGAACTCGGCGAGCACGATCTTGCCATAGGCAACGGTGAGCGGGCAGGACCCGTAGCCGTCATAGGCTTTCGGCAGCGGCTCGCCCTTCATGGCGGCGAGCAGATTGGCGACCACGATGGGCGCCTGTATGCGCACCGCCGCTGCAGTCTTGGTGTTTGGCGTGGAAGTCGCATCGCCGAGGGCGAAGATATTCGGATAGCGCAGATGACGCAGGTTGGCGGGATCGACCTCGATCCAGCCGGCGGCGTTTGCGAGCGGACTTGCTCTGATGACATCGAGGCCGGTCTGCGGCGGCACGACATGGATCATGTCGAAGCGCTTCTCGACATCGGAGACCTTGCCGTCCGCGCCGGTCACGGAAAACAGCGCCGTCTTCGCAGGCCCGTCGATCGCCTTGAGATTGTGCTTGTAGGCAACCTTGATGCCGTAACCGTCGACCGCCTTCTGCAGCGGCGGAACGAAGAACGGCACGCCGAACAGGACGTCGCCCGCCAGGTTGAATTCGAGCGAGGCGGACGAAAGCTTGCGATTGCGCCGCAGGTGATCGGCCATGAGATACATGATCTTCTGCGGCGCGCCGGCGCATTTGATCGGCATCGCCGGCTGCGTGAACAAAGCATTGCCGCCGCGAAAGCCCTTGATCAGCTGCCAGGTGTACTCGGCGGTGTCGGGCCGATAATTGCTGCAAACGCCATTGCGTCCCAGCGTTTCCGTCAGGCCCTCGATGGCGTCCCAATCGACCTTGAGGCCGGGGCAGGCTACCAGGAAGTCGTAGCGGATCTGCCGGCCGTCCGAGAGCCAGATCATATTCTCTTCCGGATGAAAGCCTGCCGCCGCGGCCCTGATCCATGTCACGCCTTTCGGGATCAGCTTTTCTTCACGTCGTAAGGT
This genomic window contains:
- a CDS encoding NADPH-dependent FMN reductase, yielding MTVISVIVGSVRQGRFAEKPARWILDHLKKREGVDVRLLDLKDYPMPFFDEPIPPAMPGLPPYEHEVVKRWTQAVAASDGFIIVTPEYNHGPSAVLKNAFDWVYPEWNRKAVTFVGYGSVGGARAIEQLREVAVEMQLAPIRSAVHVPASALFAHFQGQDVTTHLAEQDANANQTIDDLLWWTNALKTACSS
- a CDS encoding DoxX family protein; the encoded protein is MPSQTITSEPKNPTARWKTIGFRVLRFVIAIFLLLAAGGKLAGVQQMVQLFDTIGLGQWFRIFTGLCELATAALLLFPATIGVGALLGFCIMVGATIANMFVLDHDFIHSSIPAFIFAVIAWTYRRRILKLVELEDRHR
- a CDS encoding NAD(P)/FAD-dependent oxidoreductase, with the protein product MDAMVQRGAAGIAEVRHAIVIVGGGASGITVAAELKRHDPGLDIAIVEPSELHWYQPGWTLVGAGVFRREQTLRREEKLIPKGVTWIRAAAAGFHPEENMIWLSDGRQIRYDFLVACPGLKVDWDAIEGLTETLGRNGVCSNYRPDTAEYTWQLIKGFRGGNALFTQPAMPIKCAGAPQKIMYLMADHLRRNRKLSSASLEFNLAGDVLFGVPFFVPPLQKAVDGYGIKVAYKHNLKAIDGPAKTALFSVTGADGKVSDVEKRFDMIHVVPPQTGLDVIRASPLANAAGWIEVDPANLRHLRYPNIFALGDATSTPNTKTAAAVRIQAPIVVANLLAAMKGEPLPKAYDGYGSCPLTVAYGKIVLAEFAYGGKVTPSFPLDPRVPRRSMWLLKTKLLPWLYWSHMFKGGEFDIPHRARGW